The following coding sequences lie in one Apium graveolens cultivar Ventura chromosome 1, ASM990537v1, whole genome shotgun sequence genomic window:
- the LOC141661247 gene encoding uncharacterized protein LOC141661247, which yields MYRDESALNTYNYGDAYYWDARYIQEASAGGAFDWYQRYSSLSPFVRKFIPTSSRILMVGCGNAVMSEDMVKDGYEDIMNVDISSVAIDLMRKKYEHIPQLKYMQMDVMDMSFFPDESFGSVIDKGTLDSLMCGTDAPISASQMLGEVSRLLKPGGVYMLITYGDPKVRVPHLRRSVYNWNIELYIIPRPGFQKSGDCAASAKSFLDPVPTNEDGTLLASYVMEDPDSHFIYICKKADETSSISNISEDS from the exons ATGTACAGAGACGAGTCGGCGTTGAACACATACAACTACGGAGACGCGTATTACTGGGATGCGCGTTACATACAAGAGGCCTCCGCTGGCGGCGCTTTCGATTGGTACCAACGTTACTCTTCTCTCAGTCCTTTTGTTCGTAAATTCATTCCGACGTCGTCTCGTATACTCATGGTTGGCTGTGGCAATGCTG TAATGTCAGAGGACATGGTTAAGGATGGGTATGAAGACATAATGAATGTGGACATTTCGTCGGTGGCCATTGATTTGATGAGAAAGAAGTATGAGCATATCCCTCAGTTAAAAT ACATGCAAATGGATGTCATGGATATGAGCTTCTTCCCTGATGAATCATTTGGTAGTGTTATTGACAAAG GGACTCTTGATTCACTAATG TGTGGTACTGATGCTCCAATCAGCGCGTCACAAATGCTGGGCGAAGTAAGCAG GCTTCTTAAACCTGGAGGAGTTTATATGCTG ATAACTTATGGCGATCCTAAAGTAAGGGTACCTCATTTGCGGCGATCAGTATACAACTGGAATATAGAGTTGTACATCATAC CTAGGCCTGGATTTCAAAAGTCCGGTGATTGTGCGGCATCTGCCAAATCATTTCTAGATCCTGTGCCTACAAATGAAGATGGTACACTTCTTGCAAGTTATGTAATGGAAGATCCAGATTCGCACTTTATATATATTTGTAAAAAGGCAGACGAAACATCTAGCATTAGCAACATTTCCGAGGACAGCTAA